In a single window of the Blastopirellula marina genome:
- a CDS encoding recombinase family protein, translated as MSSKKNNTDSIRCAIYTRKSSEEGLDSEFNSLDAQRESAESFIASQISAGWVCLPEQYNDGGFSGGNVERPGLKKLLADIEAGKIDCVIVYKVDRLSRSLMDFARMMETFEQHDISFVSVTQQFNTTHSMGRLTLNILLSFAQFEREIIGERIRDKIAAQRRKGKWAGGTPVLGYDVDRSGSSPKLIVNQSEAIQVRKIYELYLELGSLLPVVDELKALGLPNKTWHTRRGKPKGGKPFDKCSLHALLTNPIYVGKVKHKNDVFEGEHEPIVDADIFDDVQTQLKANGRTPTGQVRNKHNALIRGLLFCKHCNSAMVHTFTNKRNRRYRYYRCAQLIKQGRTSCPTPSLPATEIERAVIDEIRLIAQDQDLQKEVFNQAKSLLEEDREGITRSIANLSRQLSKDQNELQRLSEAPDPSNSIATCIAGLHERIQQNETELSRLKRKVSEQMERSIEMNEVIAAFNDFDQLWDTLRPREQQRVLALLVSRIEFDASDNSISIDFHDLATSKELATC; from the coding sequence ATGAGCTCGAAGAAGAATAATACTGATTCCATTAGATGCGCCATATACACGCGCAAGTCGTCTGAAGAAGGACTCGACTCCGAATTCAATTCCTTAGATGCACAGCGCGAATCGGCTGAATCGTTTATAGCCAGTCAGATATCAGCCGGGTGGGTCTGTCTGCCGGAACAATACAACGATGGCGGGTTCTCAGGCGGCAACGTTGAACGCCCTGGCCTGAAGAAACTCCTAGCTGACATCGAGGCAGGTAAAATCGACTGCGTGATCGTCTACAAAGTTGATAGACTTTCACGCTCCCTCATGGACTTCGCGCGGATGATGGAGACGTTTGAACAACACGACATCTCTTTTGTTTCCGTCACACAGCAGTTCAATACCACGCACTCAATGGGCCGACTCACGCTCAACATACTTCTCAGCTTCGCCCAGTTCGAGCGAGAAATCATTGGCGAGCGCATTCGGGATAAGATCGCCGCACAGCGCCGTAAGGGGAAATGGGCTGGAGGCACGCCGGTACTCGGATACGACGTCGACCGTTCCGGCAGTAGTCCCAAACTTATTGTCAATCAATCGGAAGCCATCCAAGTCAGAAAGATCTACGAACTCTATCTCGAACTTGGCTCCCTGCTTCCGGTCGTCGACGAATTGAAAGCTCTCGGCCTACCCAACAAGACCTGGCACACGAGACGCGGCAAGCCCAAGGGTGGAAAGCCATTCGACAAATGCAGTCTTCACGCCCTGCTGACCAACCCGATCTACGTTGGCAAAGTAAAGCATAAGAACGACGTGTTCGAAGGTGAGCATGAACCGATCGTTGACGCGGATATTTTCGACGATGTGCAGACCCAATTGAAAGCGAATGGACGAACACCTACGGGGCAGGTCCGCAACAAGCACAATGCGTTAATACGAGGCCTTCTGTTCTGCAAACACTGCAACAGCGCAATGGTCCACACGTTCACCAACAAACGGAATCGGCGCTACCGGTACTATCGCTGTGCCCAACTGATCAAACAGGGGCGAACCTCTTGCCCTACCCCGTCTTTGCCCGCCACCGAGATCGAACGGGCCGTCATCGATGAGATTCGATTAATTGCTCAGGACCAGGATCTGCAGAAGGAAGTGTTCAACCAAGCCAAGTCGCTCCTGGAAGAAGACCGAGAAGGCATCACGCGGTCAATTGCAAATCTCTCGCGTCAGCTGAGCAAAGACCAGAATGAATTGCAGCGACTATCCGAAGCGCCAGACCCTTCGAATTCGATAGCAACGTGCATCGCGGGATTGCACGAGCGGATTCAACAGAACGAGACGGAGTTGAGTCGGCTCAAACGCAAAGTATCAGAGCAAATGGAACGGTCAATTGAAATGAACGAGGTCATCGCGGCATTTAATGACTTCGACCAACTTTGGGATACGCTTCGACCTCGCGAACAACAACGCGTCCTCGCCCTCCTCGTCAGCCGGATTGAATTCGATGCCTCCGACAATTCAATCTCGATCGACTTCCACGATCTAGCGACAAGCAAGGAACTTGCAACATGCTGA
- a CDS encoding glycosyltransferase: protein MPERPKRILVALYHSYIDTSSGAAISLRDLMEGLARHGWEVRVFSGPRLDFEEPKTNEELLIEQGIHFKTYKASDQGVDIRLSLFRSNGVDCGVWVPSDPQASPSKAVGTAWLNAYREVLESWRPDLVITYGGFWMTGPLTQLARNARARTVFYLCNYAYKDAKFFQDFDVTITLSNFHAQWYRENVGIESVPIYPLMPRERYVCAPDPERRFVTFVNPQPHKGVFVFAKIAEVLGKRRPDIPLLVVEGRASVDWLARTGADLSQANLHRMQNTPDPREYLRVTHSMLMPSVWQESFGRVAAEAMMNGIPVIGSDRGSLPEVIGDGGVLLEIPERIRPETQLLPTEEEVEDWVRAVAILWDENDHPLFFAEAIERANNWSEYSIVDNFARI, encoded by the coding sequence ATGCCCGAACGCCCCAAGCGTATTCTTGTTGCCCTTTATCACTCCTACATCGACACCTCGAGTGGGGCGGCGATTTCTTTGCGGGATTTGATGGAAGGGTTGGCTCGGCATGGGTGGGAAGTGCGGGTGTTTTCGGGGCCTCGCTTGGATTTTGAAGAGCCGAAGACGAACGAGGAGCTGTTAATCGAACAGGGCATTCACTTCAAGACCTATAAGGCATCGGATCAAGGTGTCGATATTCGCCTGAGCTTATTTCGGTCGAATGGGGTGGATTGTGGGGTGTGGGTGCCGAGTGACCCTCAGGCCAGTCCCAGCAAGGCGGTTGGAACGGCTTGGCTCAATGCTTATCGCGAGGTACTAGAGTCGTGGCGGCCTGACTTGGTGATTACCTATGGTGGGTTTTGGATGACCGGTCCTTTAACGCAACTGGCGCGGAACGCCAGGGCCCGAACGGTCTTCTACCTATGCAACTATGCCTACAAAGATGCGAAGTTTTTCCAGGACTTTGACGTAACCATAACGCTCTCCAACTTTCATGCTCAGTGGTACCGGGAAAACGTCGGGATTGAGAGTGTCCCGATTTATCCGTTGATGCCGCGTGAAAGGTATGTGTGCGCGCCTGACCCGGAGCGGCGATTCGTCACGTTCGTCAACCCGCAGCCGCATAAAGGTGTGTTCGTGTTTGCCAAGATTGCCGAAGTGCTTGGTAAGCGTCGGCCTGATATTCCGCTGCTCGTCGTCGAAGGTCGGGCCTCGGTGGACTGGCTGGCTCGGACTGGGGCGGATCTTTCTCAAGCGAATCTCCATCGGATGCAAAATACGCCAGATCCGCGAGAGTACCTGCGTGTCACGCATTCCATGCTGATGCCGTCGGTCTGGCAGGAGTCTTTTGGACGCGTGGCTGCTGAGGCGATGATGAATGGGATTCCGGTGATTGGTAGTGATCGAGGCTCGCTGCCGGAAGTGATTGGCGATGGGGGTGTGCTGCTGGAGATTCCGGAACGGATTCGGCCGGAGACGCAACTGCTACCGACGGAGGAGGAAGTTGAAGATTGGGTGAGGGCGGTTGCGATATTATGGGATGAGAATGACCATCCTCTATTTTTCGCCGAAGCGATAGAACGAGCAAATAACTGGTCAGAGTATTCGATTGTGGACAACTTCGCGAGAATCTAA
- a CDS encoding phage/plasmid primase, P4 family has product MIVQTGADAALEYIQRGWSVVPIPYRSKNPGFTGWQKVRITQEELGKYFDRSRQNVGVLMGEPSGWLIDIDLDNPRAVELAKEYLPRTDAKFGRDSKPRSHWIYRVSSPMETQKFRSKSAGMLVEIRSTGAQTVFPPSVHESGEQIDWDRDNAEPAVVDPEELRQCVERLANAVFEELGETPPPPEEDLPPNTEQSTPKATLDIDMAKRASLCLAAMLRIGVTDKGDGSHRLFAAACRTVEFDLDDTTALATIQNYAREKPFPKDWTDEEILQRIRDAERKCHRGQALEVDQEGYVPLGNRDPVTGRVVLSPKRTIPTAEAYVQEFHSHPDGRTIHFYASQLVVWRDNRYVQVEDYEVKKRLQNWLHGALRYVRSRGKEQLELIDFESNPNTVNAALESLRGHVHLPDTVASPSWLGRPPNDVDVEDVLPCRTTLLHLPTMERLPPTPRFFTLNALDVDPDPLAPEPKNWYQFLHQLFDGDCESHDLLQEWFGYCLTADTSLQKILLMVGPKRSGKGTIARVLRRLVGECNVSGPTTSSLAGNFGLQPLIGKSLAIVSDARFHGENVSTVVERLLCISGEDALTIDRKHMPSLTTKLNTRFMFLSNEFPRLNDSSGALAGRFMILRFHHSFFGKEDPRLTERLLAELPGILNWAIEGWQRLHERGHFVMPSAVEDVVQEIEDLSSPVAAFVRNRCIVGPGYRISTNSLYDAWKQWCDDEGRQLVSTKQTFGRDLAAAAPGVTRRRGTTENFYEGISRMGGI; this is encoded by the coding sequence GTGATTGTTCAAACCGGGGCAGACGCTGCCCTTGAATACATCCAGCGTGGGTGGTCGGTCGTCCCGATACCGTACCGCTCGAAGAACCCTGGCTTTACGGGCTGGCAGAAGGTTCGGATCACGCAAGAAGAACTTGGCAAGTATTTCGATCGTAGTCGGCAGAACGTGGGGGTGTTGATGGGCGAGCCGTCTGGTTGGCTCATCGACATCGACTTAGATAACCCGCGGGCTGTTGAACTCGCTAAAGAATACTTACCGCGAACAGATGCCAAGTTTGGACGTGATTCCAAGCCTCGGTCGCATTGGATCTACCGAGTGTCGTCACCCATGGAGACGCAGAAGTTCCGCAGCAAGTCAGCTGGCATGCTCGTGGAGATTCGATCGACGGGCGCACAGACCGTGTTTCCGCCGAGTGTTCATGAGTCTGGCGAGCAGATCGACTGGGACCGAGATAATGCGGAACCAGCGGTTGTGGATCCTGAAGAACTTCGACAATGCGTTGAACGACTGGCGAATGCGGTGTTCGAGGAGCTTGGCGAGACACCTCCACCGCCGGAAGAGGATCTGCCGCCTAACACCGAGCAGTCGACGCCTAAGGCGACATTGGACATCGATATGGCCAAGCGTGCTTCCCTATGCCTGGCCGCGATGCTACGGATCGGTGTGACCGATAAGGGTGACGGTTCCCATCGGCTTTTCGCCGCGGCCTGCCGGACCGTCGAGTTTGACCTGGATGACACCACTGCCTTGGCAACCATCCAGAATTACGCTCGTGAGAAGCCATTTCCCAAGGACTGGACCGATGAAGAAATTCTACAGCGGATTCGGGACGCGGAGCGTAAATGTCATCGCGGGCAGGCCTTAGAAGTCGACCAAGAGGGTTACGTGCCGCTTGGCAATCGTGATCCGGTGACTGGTCGCGTGGTGCTTTCGCCGAAGAGGACGATTCCGACGGCGGAAGCCTATGTCCAAGAGTTTCACTCGCATCCGGATGGTCGCACGATTCACTTTTATGCCAGTCAATTAGTGGTCTGGCGGGACAACCGATACGTCCAGGTCGAGGACTATGAAGTCAAAAAGCGTCTGCAGAACTGGCTCCATGGCGCCCTTCGTTATGTTCGCAGCCGTGGTAAGGAGCAGCTAGAACTTATCGACTTCGAGTCGAACCCGAATACCGTCAATGCGGCACTTGAGTCGCTTCGAGGTCATGTCCACCTTCCAGATACTGTCGCGTCGCCTTCGTGGCTTGGTAGGCCACCGAACGATGTTGATGTCGAGGATGTCCTGCCGTGTCGGACTACGTTGCTTCATCTTCCCACGATGGAACGCCTCCCACCGACCCCACGCTTTTTCACGCTTAACGCGCTGGATGTTGACCCAGATCCTTTGGCGCCGGAGCCAAAAAACTGGTACCAGTTCCTCCATCAATTGTTCGATGGGGACTGTGAATCACATGACCTACTGCAGGAATGGTTCGGCTACTGCCTGACCGCGGATACGTCCTTGCAGAAGATCCTGCTTATGGTGGGGCCAAAACGGAGCGGGAAAGGAACGATTGCACGCGTGCTGAGACGACTCGTCGGGGAATGCAATGTAAGCGGTCCGACTACTTCCAGCCTGGCAGGTAACTTCGGTCTCCAGCCGCTAATAGGTAAATCTCTAGCAATCGTCAGTGATGCCCGATTCCACGGTGAGAATGTTTCCACGGTGGTGGAGCGTCTTCTCTGTATCTCCGGAGAAGATGCTCTCACGATCGATCGGAAGCATATGCCTAGTCTCACGACGAAGCTGAACACACGCTTCATGTTCCTCTCGAACGAATTTCCACGGCTCAATGACTCAAGCGGTGCTTTAGCCGGGCGGTTCATGATCTTGCGATTCCACCATAGCTTCTTTGGCAAAGAGGACCCTAGGCTTACCGAGCGACTGCTTGCCGAATTGCCTGGCATTCTGAATTGGGCCATTGAAGGCTGGCAGCGTCTCCATGAGCGTGGTCACTTCGTCATGCCCAGTGCCGTCGAGGATGTCGTTCAGGAAATTGAGGACCTGTCCTCCCCAGTTGCTGCGTTCGTGCGTAACCGGTGCATTGTGGGGCCAGGATATCGCATCAGTACGAACTCCCTCTATGACGCGTGGAAACAATGGTGTGATGACGAAGGCAGGCAACTCGTCTCGACCAAGCAAACCTTCGGTCGCGATCTGGCCGCCGCCGCTCCTGGCGTCACTCGCCGTCGGGGGACCACCGAGAATTTCTACGAGGGCATTTCTCGAATGGGAGGTATCTAA
- a CDS encoding terminase large subunit, producing the protein MDVTQQWVRSSNDERAVENGCWFDENAAQRVREFFLRFLKHSKGQWANQPFELLDWQWKDVVAPLFGWKRADGTRRFRRGYIEVPKKNGKSTLFAGLSLYLLTCDGEPGAEIYSAASDRDQASIVFNEAANMVDYSPHLASRLKVVRSTKRIVDHRSRSIYRALSAEVPTKEGLNAHAVLMDELHAQKSRELWDTLRYAGASRRQPLMLAITTAGYDRLSICWEQHEYARQVLDGTVEDTAFFPYISAADVEDDWTTPGVWQKANPSFGITIDAEQFAEDCREAQESPAKENSFRRYRLNQWTQQESRWLNMEKWDACDEEFDELDGRTCFAGLDLSATTDISALVLVFPGDDHYDVLPLFWVPEEGARRREKRDHAPYVPWIQQRLIEASPGEVIDYERIRSKINQLDKRFKIEQIAIDRWNATQLATQLDDDGFKIVSFGQGYASMSAPTKKLEELVLSQKLRHAGNPVLRWMAGNVAIEQDAADNWKPSKKKSQERIDGIVALVMAVDLATRHVEYESIYREPGGLFL; encoded by the coding sequence GTGGACGTAACGCAGCAGTGGGTGAGAAGCTCAAATGACGAGCGTGCCGTCGAGAATGGTTGCTGGTTCGATGAGAATGCCGCTCAGCGCGTGCGTGAGTTTTTCCTGCGGTTTCTCAAACACTCTAAGGGCCAATGGGCCAATCAACCGTTCGAACTGTTGGATTGGCAATGGAAGGACGTCGTGGCGCCCCTGTTCGGTTGGAAGCGGGCAGATGGGACACGTCGTTTTCGCCGCGGTTATATCGAGGTGCCGAAGAAGAATGGCAAGAGCACCCTTTTCGCAGGATTGAGTCTTTACCTACTAACGTGTGATGGGGAACCAGGGGCCGAGATCTACAGCGCGGCCTCGGACCGTGACCAAGCGTCCATCGTCTTCAATGAAGCGGCCAACATGGTGGACTACTCGCCACATCTGGCGTCGAGGCTGAAGGTGGTCCGCTCCACAAAACGGATCGTGGACCATCGTAGTCGTTCGATCTATCGGGCTTTGTCCGCCGAAGTGCCCACCAAAGAAGGCCTCAACGCCCACGCGGTTTTGATGGACGAGCTGCACGCTCAGAAGTCACGCGAACTGTGGGACACGCTACGATACGCCGGTGCCTCGCGCCGACAACCGCTCATGCTGGCCATCACGACCGCTGGCTACGACCGACTCAGTATCTGTTGGGAACAGCACGAATACGCTCGCCAGGTCTTGGATGGAACCGTTGAGGACACGGCGTTCTTCCCGTACATCTCCGCTGCAGATGTCGAGGATGACTGGACAACACCTGGGGTATGGCAGAAAGCCAATCCCAGCTTCGGCATCACGATCGACGCGGAGCAGTTCGCCGAGGACTGCCGTGAAGCCCAGGAATCGCCCGCCAAAGAAAACTCGTTTCGCAGGTATCGCCTCAATCAATGGACCCAGCAGGAATCGCGCTGGTTGAATATGGAGAAGTGGGATGCGTGCGACGAAGAATTTGATGAGTTAGATGGTCGCACTTGTTTCGCCGGGTTGGACCTCTCTGCGACTACCGATATCTCGGCACTGGTTCTCGTGTTCCCTGGCGATGACCATTATGACGTGCTGCCGCTGTTCTGGGTGCCGGAGGAAGGTGCCAGGCGGCGTGAGAAACGCGACCATGCACCATACGTGCCCTGGATTCAGCAGCGACTTATCGAAGCGTCTCCTGGCGAGGTGATTGATTACGAACGCATTCGGTCCAAGATCAACCAACTGGATAAGCGTTTCAAGATCGAGCAGATCGCCATCGACCGGTGGAACGCGACCCAACTCGCCACGCAGTTAGATGACGACGGCTTCAAGATTGTGTCGTTCGGCCAAGGCTATGCGAGCATGTCGGCACCGACAAAGAAGTTGGAAGAGTTGGTGCTATCCCAGAAGCTACGCCACGCCGGGAATCCTGTTTTGCGTTGGATGGCGGGTAACGTGGCGATCGAACAAGACGCGGCCGACAACTGGAAGCCGTCGAAGAAGAAAAGTCAGGAGCGGATTGACGGGATTGTGGCGCTCGTGATGGCCGTGGATTTAGCGACTCGGCATGTGGAGTACGAGAGTATTTATCGAGAGCCGGGTGGGTTGTTTTTGTAG
- a CDS encoding DNA modification methylase, whose product MKIEQWNVSDVTPYPSNPRVNDGAVDAVAKSLAEFGFRQPIVVDEAGVVIVGHTRLKAAQKLGMTQVPVHVAEGMSDEQIRAYRIADNQTATIAEWDLDLLPIELNALKDADYDLGLLGFKDDELAKMLSGDVKDGLNDPDDVPEPPDDPVTQPGDLWILGDHRLLCGDSSKVDDVDRLLDGAVIHLVNTDPPYNVKVEPRSKNAIAAGNSSFADSSKRKSNGAPKKMRSKDRPLANDFVSDEEFDRLLDAWFGNMTRVLAPGRGFYIWGGYANLGNYPPVLKKHGLYFSQAIVWDKLHPVLTRKDFLGCFEIAFYGWKEGSAHKFYGPHNVPDLWHVKKIPPQQMEHLTAKPAELAVRAMQYSTVAGENVLDLFGGSGSTLIGAEQTGRKAYLMELDTYYCDTIVDRFQRFTGKPAVLERTGDSPIPMKAREEAMR is encoded by the coding sequence ATGAAGATCGAACAGTGGAACGTTTCTGACGTCACCCCCTATCCCAGCAACCCTCGCGTGAACGATGGCGCAGTCGATGCCGTGGCCAAGTCGCTCGCGGAGTTTGGATTTCGCCAGCCAATCGTAGTGGATGAAGCAGGTGTGGTTATCGTCGGCCACACGAGACTCAAGGCGGCTCAGAAGCTGGGCATGACCCAGGTACCGGTTCATGTAGCTGAAGGGATGAGCGATGAACAGATTCGAGCCTACCGAATCGCGGACAATCAAACGGCGACCATTGCCGAATGGGACTTGGATCTACTGCCGATCGAACTGAACGCCCTTAAGGACGCCGACTACGATCTGGGGCTACTTGGCTTCAAGGATGACGAACTGGCCAAGATGCTCAGCGGTGATGTGAAGGACGGGCTGAACGATCCCGATGATGTGCCTGAGCCACCAGATGATCCGGTCACACAGCCAGGCGACTTGTGGATACTTGGCGACCATCGATTGTTGTGTGGTGATAGTTCCAAGGTCGACGACGTTGATCGATTACTTGATGGTGCGGTGATTCATCTGGTGAATACCGATCCTCCGTACAACGTGAAGGTGGAACCGAGGTCGAAGAACGCCATCGCCGCGGGCAATAGCAGCTTTGCGGACTCGAGCAAACGTAAATCAAATGGTGCTCCGAAGAAGATGCGGTCCAAGGATCGACCGTTGGCGAATGACTTTGTGTCGGATGAAGAATTCGATCGACTGCTCGATGCCTGGTTTGGCAATATGACTCGCGTGCTGGCACCGGGGCGTGGATTCTACATCTGGGGCGGCTACGCTAACCTCGGCAATTATCCACCCGTTCTAAAGAAGCATGGTTTGTATTTCAGCCAAGCCATCGTGTGGGACAAGCTTCACCCAGTGCTGACGCGAAAGGATTTTCTAGGGTGTTTTGAAATTGCGTTCTACGGTTGGAAAGAGGGTTCCGCCCACAAGTTCTACGGGCCGCACAATGTGCCTGATCTATGGCACGTCAAGAAGATACCGCCCCAGCAAATGGAACATTTAACGGCCAAGCCTGCCGAACTGGCTGTGCGAGCCATGCAATACTCCACGGTCGCCGGTGAGAACGTCTTGGACCTATTCGGTGGCAGCGGGTCAACGCTTATTGGCGCCGAACAGACGGGACGTAAGGCCTACCTGATGGAGCTCGATACCTACTACTGCGACACGATTGTCGACCGCTTCCAAAGATTCACTGGCAAGCCAGCGGTACTAGAAAGAACGGGAGACTCGCCTATCCCGATGAAGGCCAGAGAGGAGGCGATGCGGTGA
- a CDS encoding sigma-70 family RNA polymerase sigma factor, giving the protein MIANPNSHPDVDTALRQTEFILSSVARRLSEKLHDPSGVDDYRQELALHVLQRWDNFDPSRGTVHGFVHHLVENREHDLIRKFYRKRHGCGQTIQWPVSPHDGELFDVIDHRSVPGEDWREVDAAIDGLIAPEKTICQLYRTGHTISEIANRLNLSRSAIYRSLQFVGEYFENRGLREYIDFPSAQEANSVTDV; this is encoded by the coding sequence ATGATTGCGAATCCAAATTCACATCCCGATGTCGATACGGCTCTACGGCAAACCGAATTCATCCTGAGTTCAGTGGCCCGTCGCCTGTCTGAAAAACTCCATGATCCCTCTGGGGTCGACGATTACCGCCAGGAACTCGCTCTGCATGTTCTTCAGCGGTGGGATAACTTCGACCCGTCGCGCGGCACCGTCCATGGCTTCGTCCATCACCTGGTCGAAAACCGTGAACATGATCTGATTCGGAAGTTCTACCGAAAACGACATGGCTGCGGCCAAACCATCCAGTGGCCCGTGTCTCCTCACGACGGTGAGCTCTTCGACGTGATCGACCACCGAAGTGTGCCTGGCGAAGACTGGCGAGAGGTCGATGCAGCGATCGATGGTCTCATCGCGCCTGAGAAGACCATCTGTCAGTTGTACCGCACTGGTCACACGATTTCTGAAATCGCGAACCGACTGAATCTCTCACGCAGCGCCATCTATCGGTCGCTCCAGTTTGTCGGTGAGTACTTCGAGAACCGAGGACTTCGAGAATATATCGATTTTCCGAGCGCACAGGAGGCAAACAGCGTAACTGATGTTTAG
- a CDS encoding DUF2924 domain-containing protein, translating into MSLDIDKEVTVMEGMTVNELRAKFAAVLGEATNGRNKRWLIRRIAWRLQANEFGGLSQRAKDRAAELVNVADVRVTPPKDSKLKRPAATTTKTKTIKSPTDPRLPPAGTSIIRTYKGKSLEVRVLDNGLEYDGTLYKSLSAVAKAITGSHCNGYRFFRLEDQA; encoded by the coding sequence ATGTCGTTAGACATCGACAAAGAGGTCACGGTCATGGAAGGGATGACCGTCAACGAACTTCGCGCGAAGTTTGCGGCAGTATTAGGCGAAGCGACCAATGGGCGAAATAAACGCTGGCTCATTCGAAGGATTGCATGGCGCCTACAAGCCAATGAATTCGGAGGGCTGTCGCAGCGTGCCAAGGATCGGGCGGCGGAACTGGTGAACGTCGCTGATGTGCGTGTAACACCGCCCAAGGATTCAAAGTTAAAAAGGCCTGCGGCGACCACCACTAAGACCAAAACGATCAAGTCACCGACCGATCCACGTTTACCACCAGCCGGCACCTCAATCATCCGTACCTACAAAGGCAAGTCCCTCGAGGTTCGCGTCTTAGACAATGGTTTGGAATACGACGGGACGCTTTACAAATCCCTCTCCGCTGTGGCCAAGGCAATCACTGGAAGCCACTGCAACGGCTATCGCTTCTTTCGCTTGGAGGACCAGGCATGA
- a CDS encoding HTH domain-containing protein → MTTKKTTRKPSATKKGTANRRTTKASKPLQAKPEKEPVAKRLSALSAAAKVLSESTEPLNTKQMVEAMAEKGYWSSPGGKTPHATLHSAIMREINTKGKDARFKKTERGKFATNG, encoded by the coding sequence ATGACCACAAAGAAAACGACTCGTAAGCCTTCCGCCACCAAGAAGGGCACAGCTAATCGCCGTACCACCAAGGCGTCGAAGCCGTTGCAAGCAAAGCCTGAAAAAGAACCCGTTGCCAAACGCTTGTCGGCTCTCAGCGCAGCAGCCAAGGTCCTGAGCGAATCGACCGAACCACTCAACACCAAACAAATGGTCGAAGCGATGGCAGAGAAAGGCTATTGGTCCAGTCCAGGCGGCAAGACGCCGCACGCCACGCTCCACAGCGCGATCATGCGGGAGATTAACACCAAAGGCAAAGACGCCCGGTTCAAGAAGACCGAACGAGGTAAGTTCGCGACCAACGGCTAG
- a CDS encoding HNH endonuclease, which produces MPRRIKRRSETIKPVGRTIASIRHGSAQDRGYDADWERIAKWRRQLDHHLCQECLKRGLHTSAKDVDHIIPIHVRLDWRLEIGNTQVLCRTHHRAKTECDKGLFGSSTDTNPSAIQQTRRDAVRRLQEPPRGPRGGSHPPGIVHCTAAYPTQARPRNWAPGGVNQ; this is translated from the coding sequence ATGCCAAGACGAATCAAAAGACGAAGCGAAACGATTAAACCGGTCGGGCGAACGATCGCCTCAATCCGCCACGGCTCCGCCCAAGACCGTGGTTACGATGCCGACTGGGAACGCATTGCTAAGTGGCGAAGGCAACTCGATCATCACCTTTGCCAAGAGTGTTTAAAGCGTGGTCTCCATACCTCGGCCAAGGACGTCGACCACATCATTCCGATTCACGTGCGACTCGATTGGCGACTGGAGATAGGCAACACCCAAGTGCTCTGCCGAACACATCATCGAGCGAAAACGGAGTGTGACAAAGGGCTATTTGGCTCAAGTACCGATACGAATCCAAGTGCCATTCAGCAAACCCGCAGAGATGCCGTTAGAAGGCTCCAGGAGCCACCGAGAGGCCCCCGGGGCGGGTCACATCCTCCGGGGATCGTGCACTGTACCGCCGCGTACCCAACACAGGCGCGCCCGCGAAATTGGGCGCCAGGGGGTGTTAACCAATGA
- a CDS encoding phage terminase small subunit P27 family, whose amino-acid sequence MRGRKPKPTVLKIREGNPGKRAINHDEPNAPSSIPSCPDFLDEVAQDEWFRISEILNEMGLLSSADRAALAAYCTVYSRWVHAEEQVKKFGTIVKSPEKGFPMKSPYLTVADQAMETMRKFLVEFGLTPSSRSRLRVEAKKSAEDEFDTFVGAG is encoded by the coding sequence ATGAGAGGACGCAAACCCAAACCGACGGTGCTTAAGATTCGCGAAGGTAATCCCGGGAAACGGGCTATCAATCACGATGAACCGAATGCACCCAGCAGTATTCCATCGTGCCCAGACTTCCTGGATGAAGTTGCTCAAGACGAATGGTTCCGCATTTCCGAGATTCTCAATGAGATGGGATTACTCAGTTCGGCGGATCGCGCGGCATTAGCCGCCTACTGCACAGTCTACAGCCGTTGGGTTCACGCGGAGGAACAGGTCAAGAAATTCGGCACCATCGTGAAGTCCCCCGAGAAAGGCTTTCCGATGAAGTCGCCTTATCTGACCGTGGCGGACCAGGCGATGGAGACGATGCGAAAGTTCCTTGTCGAGTTCGGTCTCACGCCGTCGAGTCGCAGTCGTCTCCGCGTCGAAGCGAAAAAGAGTGCCGAAGATGAATTTGATACGTTCGTGGGAGCAGGGTAG